In Athene noctua chromosome 11, bAthNoc1.hap1.1, whole genome shotgun sequence, the sequence CTTAACAAAATTCCTCCTTCCTTTGTGCATTTCTGTTGCAGGTGTGGTGGTCCTGGGCCATCTCCCACCTAGTCGGTGGCTGTGTTTATTGATGGCTTCAGAGCCAGCAACAAATGATAATGTTGTGATTTTCAGCTTAAGCACAGTGATCCCCTTCAGGTCTTTCAGTCTTTcttcctctgggaaaaaaaatatatttgccagGTGAGTGGAGAGCTCTCACTTGTCCCTTACAAGGCTGTGATAGCAATGTCATAGTAGTCTTATTCTCCATGCTGTACTCAGAGCATCCATGTTCCTAAATTTTTGTTCCTTTAGCTCATGGGTTTTTAATATGAGCTATCCTTTGCTCTTTCTCAGGGCTTGgttgaaatattttacagtggaattttttgaaaaatacaggatACGTGTCTATCTTATACCTCACCCTGCTTTGGTCCTTAATATTACTTTATctgacctttattttttaatttgtccaGCTTAGTAAACCCTTCTTGCAGAGTGCTGAAAGCCACTGGACATTTGAAAGTCAGGGCCACATCCCAGCCCATAAACCACTTTGAGTCATGCAATCTCTTAGGTAGAGAAAATGATAAAAGAAGCAAGAGATTGTAGCTTTCCAGGCAGCTGAGCCATTTGtggaaaaatcagattttaaaagggACTGAAGCAATCAGAAAGCTTTGGGATAACCAAGAACAACCATGGGTAATATCCACAGTGTATTAAAGACAGGAGACAAGAGAGTGTGTTTTAGATTTCTACATACTGAGTATGGTTTTtaggcttgaaaaaaaaaaatcgttgtgGAGATGGTCAAATACTCACTTCAAAGAGAGAGGACAGAATGCCAGGACCTCTCTGGTGTTCACCAGTACACTGTGGCCTATACAATCCTAGTTACAATAACTGTACTGAAACACTGGCTGGCATGCTACGTGTAGATGCAGGAAAGCCCCTCAtgatttctaaaaagaaaagattaatgtGAACATCAGCTACTCATGAAAAGCTGACAATACAGGCACAGCTCTCAGAGGTTTTAAGAAAGGATGTGATGGTATAAGATTGTGTAAAGACTCTAATGGGCAACACTGGAATGGCTTAGAGGGATGGGCTTTTAAGCATCTGGGCTTGAGCTGTGGCCTCAAACACCAGTGACCCTGGTGCCATGTCATGGACAGGAGAACAGTGTTCTCCTTCCAcatccttccctcctcctgcagccacagcaggTTGCTCACACCTCTTCCCAAGGCCCCTTTCTGCTCCTCTCCAAATCCCTGACGGACTGCAGCAGTTGAGCTTGCTGGGGGGAAGAAGTGGAGTAGCAGGGGCTGTTTTCTTCCTTAGGTTTCCATGAAGTGAGCACAGCTGGCCACTTTTCATGTCCACCTGGTGCCAGGTGGGAAGTCATGTCTCTGGGGAACACGCTCCCTTGGTTAACACTAGGAGGTGGATGAAGCTGTGGTGGGATCGTGGGGCCGTGTCAGGCATATTCCCATAGACGAGGAGGAGAGCAGTGTCTCAGTTGCTGCGCAGGGGGTTtgtccctgcagcagccctgacATGAGGGAACGGCTCTGCGTCTTCCACCTCTGTATTTAATCATGGTGGGAGTCAAGTGGTGGGGAGAAAGCTCACAAATCATGACAGCCATTTTTGCTCCCACTTTGTGGGATTGTAGCAGTGTGACAACTGTTAACAACTTCCTGCTTGGGTAAATTGTATCAGACACCATTCTGCAAAGGTTTCTGTAATGACTTTTTAACAAGAATTTATCCAGGAGCCATGACACGGAGCGTAAGTAATTGCAATCATACGCTTTCTGTGTCATTGATGGTTTCTGCTATTTTGTCATAACTACTATAACACCATGTATAATTGGaaagaaatataatatttttctgctttcttgagAATAAGAATTGATACAGAAATAGGGAATGATCCCTAAAATCCTGCTGTGTATTCATGTAAATCCATGTAGTATGAAAGACAGTGTTTCTTATCTGACACCATCTAAACTAATGTTGTGCCCATGGAACTATTATCACTTGTCTCTGCTTCTGAGTTAAATTTCTGGATGTCGGTTTAATAATCTACCATGTAAATCATTCACTGTGTTGGGTTCATAAGAGAAGCAAGACTCTGGACACGAGTATGTCTTGTATTATCAGTATATGACTCATTCTCAAAAGACTCCgatttaaaaagaaggaagattcCACTCTTATAAGTGTCTTTTACAAGTAATTGAAAATTAGGAATATATGGGCAAGGCAAAGAGTAATTTACCTTGCTTTTGTGGGTCtagcttttcaaataaattatatgCATGCTATTGCTTCTGGGAACATCTGCATTTAAACCAATCACAATACAGTAATGCTATCTGCCAATAATATACCTTCTCTTTTTCCAGGGAAAGTATGTCTGGTTTGTGTCAGTCAAAGGaggtcactgaaaaaaaaattcaaaaaacacCAAGGCAGGAATTAAAGCACTGTCACTTAACCTAGAATAACCGAGTATTGCTAAACTAAATCCGAGTCAGAGTAATTCCTCTCATTCAAAAAGAACCCAGTAGGTTGAACACTGCTTCCAAACTGtgtctctttttgtttgtttgtttgtttgtttttttcttaatctacCTAGAGCCTTTAtgggtgaatttatttttaaggaaagattaGCAAATGAACTGCCTCCCACATACAGAGTGTACCTCTTGTGAAACCTGACAGTAGAAATGAGTAATAAAtacctgttgattttttttttttttttttcacagacatcAGGGTTATGTTTATACCTACAGAGTGTCCAAGACAGAAACTGGGTCCTGGAGTGCTGAGGTGTgtacttctcctttctcttctgaaaatttcTACACCCTGTTTGATGTTCATATTGATTTaatgaaatatattcaaattaTTCATGTTTCTGTATAGTCTGGTTTTTCATTGAAGGTAATCGATCTTGAGTGTGCCCATCACTAAGATGTCTTGGTGCCACTTCTGACAGTCTTGAACTCATAAATTAATTCCCTGTTACATTTCAACTGTTGCATAATGCAATAGTGCATtattttgcatcattttaaaTGGCAAAAATATTGTGTTTTTATAATTTGACAAGTACAATCAGTTCCCTTCTATCCTGTGTACGATTAATGTCAGACtattaaggaaattattttcaaatctaTGATGTTTTAAAGTTAATTTCTCTTCAGATTGATTCATCATTGTTGCAAAACATATAGGGTAACCAAAACttgatacaaaaaatatttttacctatCTGATAAGATACTGGTAATTCAAGTGTAGACTAACACCATTTGCAATACAGACAACTATTTGGGTTGATGggatctgtatttcttttatgaAGGTCTTGTTCTTTGTATGTAGTCTGTAAATTAATTCATAATTAGCTTTCTGTTTACACATTACTGAACCCTGATTACAAATGTTAAGTAATTTCTAGACAGGCATAATTCCTTGGCCAATATTATAACAGAAGTGGTTGCTGTGCTCTGGAAGACAAGACTGATTCCTGGGGTTACTCAGCAGCAGATTGGGGAGTAAAAGTGACTCACATTACTGCAGAGTAAATAATTATCTGTGTCACCCTTGGGAATGGTACCCAGGAAGAATTTACTTTCATTCCTGTAAGGCACGGGGAGCACCCTGTAGGTTTGCACTGCAAAGGGGGTGTTGTGGGACAGGGTGGGGGTGGTAGCACACCTGGTGTGCCAGGGCGAGCACTGGTGTCTCAGTAAGGATGTCAGGACCCCCAGGGACATTCACCTGTGGCAGATAATTCCCTGGGTGAGGCTGAAGCCTGCTTTGGCCCCAGGTAATGTCAGCATCTGCAGTGAGGTTTTTCTGGTGTTATATAGGCCTGCCACAATTCCTCCCTCATGACCTCCACTGGCTTCCTACATATGGGTCTTGGGCTTTTCCTCGATGTATTTTAGGCAAATCTTATCTGTGTTTCACATGTAGGTGGCTTTAAGGCTCAGGACTCTCAATACATCCTCTGCAGGGAAAGGTGCTAGCTACAGCCCCATGATACCAACCCTTCctttaaacaaacagaaaccttTAAGTAAATGTTAATAAGACCACGCTGGCCTCAGCTGTTAGAAACAGCAGCCTAAATCCAACTTATCTCCACAAAATGTGCCTCCAAGGCCAAAGCAGGCTCCAGATgcatctttcctctttctgcttccTTCCCTGTAGTTGGTTAGTCGCTGAGCAAGCTCAGGTCATATCCATCTTTCAAGGAAGAGGCAGGGAAATTAAAAAAGTGATGGTAAAATCCCAAACACTGTGAAGCTTCCAGCTGGTGCTGGTGAGGCAGAATTTAGCCCTCTGGGACTGCTATGTGAGAGCAGCATCCCTTGGGTGGGATTATGCCAGCAGGACCTATATTTGTCCTCCCATGACTTTGATGGGGAGGAGTTATTACAAGAATGCCCTGAAGGATTTAATAGAAACATTGGATTTTTGATTAAAAGCAGACACAGTTTCATTTCACAGTGTTTGAAAAGGTGCTAACATAGAAAGATAGAGAAACTCCCACTTTTAATAAATAGGTGACattttgctgctgcctttgtACAAGAGAGAGACAGGAATACTCAATGAACACATAAGCCAGAAATGAATGCTCAAAGGCTGTGTCCATGCTAAATTTAGTGGTGTAaagactcccccctccctggtaAGTGTCACATAGCTCTCTAGATTGTCTTACTGGTATTTCCAGGCTGGAAGTATCTTACCTATAAACCCCAGGCTGGATTTATAGGTAAATCACTGGGTAAGAAACAGCAAAAGATCGCTTGGGAATTTGCCTAATAAGCATGGCAGGCTCTGGGTTTCTCTCGTAGTGATTAAAAAATCATCCCTCTTCCAGCTTTGTATCAGCACACTGCTGGAAACTGCTCTTAGGAGGATTTCATCGCAGGGAGGCCACAGTGCCCTGGGGAAAAGAGGAGAGCAGTACAGCCCATTGACTCATTTTAAATTGGCACATAAGGGGGTCCAAGTGAAGGGCtggccccttccctggggctgtgTGTGCAATTCTGAGTGCCAGTGCCCCAAGCCCAGGACCACATGCCTTGGGCACCTAGCATCCCCTCTCACCTCTCACCCTTTGGCTTTGCAGACAGCGCCTGGAGTCCACCGGAGGCTCTTTCGGAAAGTACACAACCTCATTTCAGCCTTCCAGAAACCCGACCAAGGCATCGTAACgcccctgcagcacccagtcGTCAACCATGCAAAAGCCAAACACCCCCCAGGTACTCGTGGGGGTGGAGGGAGCCTTGGCTGTGGCTGAGCAGAACCCTCCATGGCCGTGGGGACGGAGGGCTTAGATTTATTTGCATCTTCGACCTTAACTAGTCAGCAGGGTGGCATTGCCAAAAATATGCTCTAACTTTGCTTCTGTGTGATCAAAACGCTGGCACTCAGGTGCTCATTAGGGATAGGGCCTGTCACTGTGATGAGAAAATGGATTTTGAATACGTATCCCTGAGTGCTATACCAGCAGTGGCTaccttc encodes:
- the SH2D1A gene encoding SH2 domain-containing protein 1A — translated: MDALPIYHGGITREAGEKLLLAAGTDGSYLLRDSESIPGVYCLCVLHQGYVYTYRVSKTETGSWSAETAPGVHRRLFRKVHNLISAFQKPDQGIVTPLQHPVVNHAKAKHPPGRNEGHDFHLQPS